One part of the Xanthocytophaga agilis genome encodes these proteins:
- a CDS encoding SMI1/KNR4 family protein yields the protein MNFGLELITKGKSITQTDLQRLAVVIRSEIPIELQNLLLFHNGGDLEVNSFYRLIGNTTFQTSSIKSIMSVEEIETTFNNLSDDSTFCESKIIPFASLLGPGIIGIGWNVYNRGKIYIYDWDYGLTYQAASLNEFCKQLVFTDSSELRKQLLTLQEETKWII from the coding sequence ATGAATTTTGGCTTAGAATTAATCACTAAAGGAAAAAGTATTACACAAACAGACCTACAACGTTTAGCAGTTGTTATTAGGTCAGAAATACCTATTGAATTACAGAATCTTCTACTTTTCCATAATGGAGGAGACCTGGAAGTTAACTCCTTTTACAGACTTATAGGAAATACCACTTTTCAAACCAGTAGTATTAAGTCAATCATGAGTGTGGAAGAAATCGAAACAACCTTCAACAATTTAAGTGATGATTCAACTTTTTGCGAAAGCAAAATTATCCCATTTGCTAGTCTTTTAGGACCTGGTATAATAGGAATTGGTTGGAATGTTTATAATAGAGGAAAAATCTATATTTATGATTGGGATTACGGACTAACCTATCAGGCAGCTTCATTAAACGAATTCTGTAAGCAACTAGTATTTACAGATTCCTCTGAACTTCGAAAACAGCTACTTACTCTGCAAGAAGAAACAAAATGGATTATATGA
- a CDS encoding bile acid:sodium symporter family protein gives MVSTAGQKYRNIIAWSIAGISFLTTLVMIVMGRLAEAGPVVIILFAALGIAFRGYDVLKGFAYTLMIFAAVTTALYYPQYFIKVNNFTLTALITPLIQIIMFGMGTEMGVKDFASVAKMPKAVISGLLGHFTLMPLLGFTLAKVFGFPPEIAAGVVLIGSMPCGMASNVMSYLAKANLALSITLTAIATLLAPFLTPMWMKILGGEFIEVDALAMMWDIIKMVILPIGAGLLFNKLLKGKLEWLDKLMPLVSMLGIAFIIVIITASGRNNLLQIGPALIACTLIHNTSGYFLGYWLGRAFKLSERDCRTIAIEVGMQNGGLASGLAKEMGKTATLGLAPAVFGPVMNITGSILASYWHRRPPQEKDTDEKEIVTA, from the coding sequence ATGGTTTCTACTGCTGGACAAAAGTATCGGAATATAATTGCTTGGAGTATAGCTGGAATCAGCTTTCTGACCACCTTGGTTATGATAGTAATGGGGAGGTTAGCAGAGGCTGGTCCTGTTGTTATTATACTCTTTGCTGCCTTGGGTATTGCCTTTCGGGGATATGATGTGTTGAAAGGGTTTGCCTATACCCTGATGATTTTTGCTGCTGTTACAACAGCTTTGTATTATCCGCAATACTTTATTAAAGTAAATAATTTTACGCTTACAGCTTTAATCACTCCATTGATTCAGATTATCATGTTTGGAATGGGAACGGAGATGGGAGTAAAGGATTTTGCCAGTGTTGCTAAGATGCCCAAAGCTGTAATCAGTGGTTTGTTGGGACACTTTACATTAATGCCTCTGCTGGGATTTACATTAGCAAAGGTTTTTGGCTTTCCGCCTGAAATTGCCGCGGGTGTGGTATTGATTGGAAGTATGCCTTGCGGTATGGCTTCCAATGTGATGTCGTATCTGGCAAAAGCAAACTTAGCCTTGTCCATTACATTAACAGCTATTGCAACGTTATTGGCTCCCTTTCTGACACCTATGTGGATGAAAATACTGGGTGGTGAATTCATTGAGGTTGATGCACTGGCTATGATGTGGGATATCATCAAGATGGTAATACTACCTATTGGTGCCGGATTGTTATTTAATAAACTGCTCAAAGGAAAGCTGGAGTGGCTGGATAAACTAATGCCACTGGTATCTATGCTGGGTATTGCCTTTATCATTGTGATCATCACCGCTTCTGGTAGAAACAACTTATTGCAGATTGGACCTGCACTGATCGCCTGTACATTGATTCACAATACGAGCGGATATTTTCTGGGATACTGGCTGGGACGCGCCTTCAAATTGAGTGAACGTGATTGCCGTACAATTGCCATTGAAGTAGGTATGCAAAATGGAGGGCTGGCTTCTGGGTTGGCGAAAGAAATGGGAAAGACTGCAACCTTGGGCTTAGCACCAGCTGTTTTTGGTCCGGTTATGAATATTACAGGTTCAATTCTGGCATCTTATTGGCATAGAAGGCCTCCGCAGGAGAAAGATACAGATGAGAAGGAGATTGTAACGGCTTGA
- a CDS encoding RraA family protein — translation MLQKVLATILLLYCVYGASAQTITRDELIYLTSEWKGERFSDGRPKIPDDLIERAKKVGIEEAWQVLNNEGYTCQFERNWKMVHDDVPVVGRALTAMFMPSRPDVEKKIKERGQKQGRVGNTNAWPIDMLTPGDVYVADCFGKIAEGTLIGDNLGNSIYAKSHNGVIFDGAARDLQGLAQIKGFNAFVRDFDPSYLKDVVLMGLNTPIRIGGAIVLPGDLVISEREGVLFIPAHMAEKVISTAEFIGLRDKFGHEMLKTGKYSTGQIDNEWTDKIKEDFLKWLDQHPGELKMTRAQLDEFMKKRTW, via the coding sequence ATGTTACAAAAAGTCCTCGCCACAATACTTTTATTATACTGTGTATATGGCGCTTCTGCTCAGACAATCACACGTGATGAATTAATCTATCTGACTTCCGAATGGAAGGGTGAACGCTTTTCGGATGGTCGCCCCAAAATACCCGATGATCTGATAGAAAGGGCCAAAAAGGTTGGAATTGAAGAAGCCTGGCAGGTATTGAATAATGAAGGATACACATGTCAGTTTGAAAGAAACTGGAAGATGGTGCATGATGATGTCCCTGTAGTTGGGCGTGCATTAACAGCTATGTTTATGCCTAGTCGCCCAGATGTGGAGAAAAAAATCAAGGAGAGAGGACAGAAGCAGGGACGTGTTGGCAATACCAATGCCTGGCCTATTGACATGCTGACTCCAGGTGATGTGTATGTAGCAGATTGTTTTGGGAAAATCGCTGAAGGAACATTGATCGGAGACAACCTGGGAAACTCAATTTATGCCAAATCTCACAATGGTGTCATCTTTGATGGGGCTGCACGGGATTTACAAGGGTTAGCTCAGATTAAAGGATTCAATGCCTTTGTACGGGACTTTGATCCTTCCTATTTAAAAGATGTAGTATTGATGGGGCTTAATACTCCTATCCGAATTGGAGGCGCCATTGTACTACCTGGCGATCTGGTTATTTCAGAGCGGGAAGGGGTATTATTTATTCCTGCACATATGGCTGAGAAAGTAATCTCTACTGCTGAGTTCATTGGTCTGCGGGATAAATTTGGTCATGAGATGTTGAAGACAGGAAAATACAGTACAGGTCAGATTGATAATGAATGGACTGATAAAATTAAAGAGGATTTCCTAAAGTGGCTGGACCAACATCCTGGAGAACTGAAAATGACTCGAGCTCAACTCGATGAGTTTATGAAAAAACGTACTTGGTAA